The Stigmatella aurantiaca genome includes the window AGCAGTCGGCCCCACCTTCACCCGGTATGGCGCGAGTCCTTCCGTTTCCCGCTCTTCTGTCGACGCTGGGTTCCCATCTGGAAACGGATGGGCCCCACTCCCGGGGTGTTCCCCGTCCCACGCACGTCCGGCCGTTGCTGGAAGCGCCCAACCCGGATGCCGAGTTGGGCCGCTGGCGCATGTCGGGGGCCGTCCTCAAGGACCCTCGTCCCGCGCTCTATGTCGTTGAAATCCAGGGGCCTGCGGGCGTCCTGGAGGGGCCTCCGGTCCGCTTCCTGCTGTGCTCGCTGACGCCGGACGCGGCGCCCCCGCTGGAGCACGAGCCCTACCGCCCACGCTCCTGGTGTGCCGAGCCCACCGTCACCCTGGCGGCGGATGACCATGGCCTCCTGAGGGGGCTGCTGGCCGAGGCCGCCGCGCATGGCAGCCTGGTGTGGGAGGGGGCCCTGGACCGCTCACGCGTGGTGCTGCGGCGCATCGAGCCCTCGCCGGTGTCCAAGCGCATCCAGGCCGTGCTCGACGAGGCGCCCATCCGCCCGCTGGCGGCGCTGGACGAGCAGCGCCCGACCCTGGCCGCGGTGGTGCCGCTGTCCGAGCCGGGGCTCCAGCTGGAGCCCATCCACCGTGCCCTCAAGGGCGTGGAGACCTTCAAGGAGGAGACATTCCTCACCCTGGTGGCTGCCTACGCCCGTATCTATGACCTGGACGAGCCGTTGACGTCGCCGCGAGGGCTGGCCACGGCGCGCGAGCGGCTGGGCACGCTCATCACCGGCCACCATGCGGTGCTGCTGGTGCTTCCGGAGGGGCGGGGGAAGATTCTCCGGTTCCGGCAAGGGTTGGATTTGGCACACCTGAAGGGTGCCCCGCGCAACCCCACGCTGCGCAGCCTGGACCTGGCGCTGCTCAACTCGCTGGTGCTGCGCACGGTGCTGGGCATCCGGGAGCCGGAGGAGGCGGGCCACCCGCAGGTGTTCCCCATCCGTGAACTTGGGGAGCTGGTGCAAGGGGTGGAGTCCGGGCTCTTCCAGGCGGGCTTCGCGCTCAATCCGCCCCCGGTGTGGGAGGTGAGGGCGGTCATGGAGGCAGCCGCCACGTTGCCGCCTCGCACGTTGCGCGTTGAACCCCAGCCGCCCGCAGGCCTCCTGTTCCTGGATCCCGAAGCCTAGACTTTTCTGGTGAGGCTTCCGTCGCCACAGCAGCTGCTGGAGTTTCCCCAGAGCGTGCGGCTTGCCCTGAAGCCCATGCCCGGGGAGACGCTGGATGCGATCTGCGGTGGCGAGGTGCAGGTGCTCCAACGGCGCGCGGGCTACCGCTTCTCGTTGGATCCCATCCTGCTGGCGCACTTCGCGGTCTTCGAGGCGGGGGCGCACCGGGGGCGGTTGATCGACTTGGGGACGGGCAGCGGCATCATTCCGCTCGTCCTGGCCAAGCGCCTGGGGCTGCGCGACGTGACGGGGCTGGAGCTGCAGCCGCGGCTGTACGCGCTGGCCGAGCGCAACGTGTACCTGAACCGCTGTGAGCAGCAGGTGACGCTGGTGCAGGGAGACCTGCGGCAGGTGTCCCAGTTCTTCGCCGCGGGGAGCTTCGGCCACGTGCTGTGCAATCCGCCGTACCGGGCCTGCACCACGGGGCGCAGCAGCATGACGCTGGAGAAGGCCCTCGCGCGGCACGAGGTGGCGTGCTCGCTGCAGGATGTGGCGGGGGCGGCCCGGCACCTGCTGACGCCCCGGGGAGGCCTGTCGCTGGTGTATCCATCGGCGCGGTTCGCGGAGCTGGTGGCGGTGCTGCGCGAGCACCGGCTGGAGCCGAAGACGGTGCGCATGGTGCATCCACGTGCCGAGCGCCCCGCGAAGCTCGTGCTCCTGCACGCGGTGAAGGGGGGGCGCGCGGATCTGAGGGTGCTGCCGCCCTTGGTGCTCCATGCCGAGGACGAGCACGCGTTCACCGAAGAGGTGAGCGCCATGGTGGGGTAGGGAGAATTCCAGCCGCTTCCGCGATGGCTCGGGCATGCGTGACGGCCTGTGTGCCCTCCTTGCGAAGTGAGTGGCGTTTGGGGAGATGGCGCAACTTCCGCTCGACCTCGTCCAGCATCGCGAATGCCTCCCGGGCCTTCTTCGGGAAGTACGGCAACGACTGCACGAAGAGGCAGGCCACATGGACTTCGTGCGTGATGTCCGCGAAGCCAAGGCGCTGGCAGCGCCGCAGGAGCGGGCCAAACTCCGCCCAGGTGACGCCAGGGGTATAGGCCTCGGTCAGGAGGGTTTTGGCGTTGATCTGCTGAATTTCCCGGCGAGCCGCAGGATTGGGTGCCTCGCGCAGCAGCTGCCTCTCCTGCGAGAGAATCTCCCGCGCGAACTCCTTGAGCGGTACTTTCGCCTTGAGCAGTTGGAGGATGAGACCATCCCGCCTGTCCCGGACGGAACGCCACCAATCCTCGCGTCTGATTCGCATGGTCAGCCTCCCGGGCACGGTTTCTCGTTGGCTTCGGCGGGCCAGCTCCCGATCCGGCGGCAGTACTCCCAGCACGCCTGACATTGGCTCTCGCCCCACTTGCGGCCCCAGTTACCCCACTTGTTACCCCGCGCTTCGTCTTTACAACGGCTGTAGTGGTCCAAGCATCGATCGTCCCACTGCGCTTTCTCCTCCGGTGTGGGAATGCGCGGCAGGAGCGGGTTGGGCCTGTTCTTGCGAGGGGGCTTCAACCCGCATCGCTCGTACTGACCGGGGAACGTCTTGATGCAGCAGGTTTCCGAGTTGTCTCCAGGCTGGCACTGGCCCTGTGCAATGACGTCCCCGGAGCCACCCGTTCCCTTGGCGGCCTGGGTTGTGCCGCATCCGGTCAGGACAAATATCCCTGCGGTGAGAAGGACCGCTTTCCATGCGTCCCATCTTCCGCCGCACGTTCGTTGCGCCATGAGTCCTCCCGGGTTCCTAAAGCCGGTTAGGTTCGCACTCCTGGGTGTCTGCGCCCATGGATTTGCGCCAGGAGGTCTCTTGTCTCCCCGTCTTGATCCGCGCCGGCTGGAAACCTTCCGGGTCGTGGCCCTTACGGGGCAGGTGTCCGCGGCCTCGCGGTTGCTGCATTTGTCCCAGCCCGCCGTCACCGCGCAGGTGCGTCAGCTCGAACGGGAGTGTGGCCAGCCCTTGCTGATCCGCACCGCCCGGGGGGTTCAGGTCAATGACGCGGGGCGGGCCTTGCTCGAATATGCCCAGCGGCTCCACCAGCTATTGGAGGAGGCTTCGCTGGCGGTCGCGGGAGAGGAGGCGCTGCAAGGCGAGCTGGTTCTGGCGGCGAGCACCACCATCGCCAGCTACGTCGTACCGGAGCTGCTGGCCTCCTTCGTCCGGGGACATCGGGGCTTGCAGGTGCGATTGGAGGTGGGCAACACCGCGCAGGTGCTTGGCTGGGTGGCCGAAGGCCAGGTCCCGCTAGGGCTGGTGGAAGGGCACGCGCGGGCGGCCCACATCCGGCTCGAGCGCTACCTGGAGGATGAGCTCGTGCCGGTGGTGTCCTCACGCGCCCCCGCGGAGCTGCTCCGGATCCGGACCGTGGAGGCACTCCAACGGGTTCCCCTCATCTGGCGGGAGCCGGGCTCGGGCACCCGCGCCGTGCTGGAGCGTGCTCTGAGAAAAGCGGGGGTGCGCCGGGGACTTCAGGCAGGCGATCTCCAGATGGGCAGCACCGAGGCCATCAAAGGCGCGGTGGCACTGGGCCTTGGGGTGGGATTCCTGTCGCGGTGGAGCATCCAGGAGGAACTGGCTTCCGGCCGGCTCCAGCGCCTGGCCGTGCCGGGGCTGACCGTGGCCCGTGCCTTCTCCTGGGTCTTGCCGGTGGAGGCACCCTCGGGGCTCGCGGGCCACTTCCTGCGCCATGCCCGTGCCGTGACAAGCGTCGGTCCGGCCTGGTAGACGCGACGCATGGGCGATCTCGTTCTCACCACCTACGACTGGGTTCCTCCACCGCCGCGCGGGTTCGTGCGGGACATCCGCGTGCGCTGGGCATTGGAGGAGGCGAAGCTCCCGTATCGCGTCGAGCGCGTGTCGTTCAAGGAACGTGGCCCCGAGCACCTTGCGCACCAGCCGTTCGGGCAGGTGCCGTGGTTGACGGACGGTGACATCTCGATCTTCGAGAGTGGCGCGATCCTGCTGCACCTTGGCGAGCGGAGCGAGGCGCTGATGCCTCGCGATCCGAAGGGGCGCGCGGAGGTGATCGAGTGGATCTTCGCCGCGCTCAACTCCGTCGAGATGGCGAGCCTCCCGTGGTCGCTCTTCAAGTTCTCGGGGCAGAGCGAGAAGCGCTTCGACGACTTCCTGAAGCTGCGCCTCGATCGCCTTGAGCCGGTGGTAGCGAAGCGCGAGTGGCTCGCGGGCTCCTTCTCCGTCGCCGACATCCTCATGGCGGACGTGCTGCGCCTCGTCGATCGCTTCGAAGGGCTTGCGGCGCATCCCGCAGCGCGTGACTACCTCAAGCGTGCGACGGCGCGGCCCGCGTTCGTGAAGGCTCACGCCGATCAGATCGCTCATTTCGCCGAGGCCGACCCTTAGCTTTGGACCGCGCCCAGGCTCAGGCCGGCCATACACACCCAGAGCCCCACGCCCAGGGCCAGGGGCCTCAGCCCCACGGCGCGCAGCGTCCCCGAGGTGAGGTTCGCGCCCAGGAGAAACAGCGTCAGGACCAGGACCTGTTTGGACACCAGGGCCACCGTGTGGCCCACCGGCTGGAGCGGGGGAATCCACGTCACCAGGGCCGAGGCCAGGACGAAGCCGAGGATGAACCAGGGCTTGCGCGCCTTGCCCGGGTTCTCCTGTCCCTGGGTCCTGCGTTGCCAGGCTTCGAGCGCCAGCGCCAGCGGGGCAATCCACAAGGCGCGTGCCAGCTTCACCGTCGTGGCTACCTCCAGCGCCTCGGCGCCGTATTGCAGGGCCGCGCCCACCACGGAGCTGGTGTCGTGGATGGCCAGCGCGCACCAGCGTCCAAACTGGATCGCGTCCAGTCCCACCGCGTGTCCCACGGCAGGAAAGACGAAGAGCGCCACCGCGTTGAGCAGGAACACCGTGCCCAGCGCCACGGACACTTCCTGCTCCTTCGGGCGAAGCACGGGAACCACGGCGGCGATCGCGCTGCCCCCACAGATGGCCGTGCCGATGCTGATGAGCAGGCCCACGCTCCGGGACACCCGGAACATCCGGGCCAGCACCGTCCCCAGGAGCAGGCACACGCTGATGCTCACCAGCGTGGTGACAAGGCCCTGGGCCCCTGCGTGGACCACCGCCCGCAGGTCCATTCCCGCCCCCAGTCCCACGACGGCGAGCGACAGCAGCACGGGCATGGCCCGCCGGGTGTGCTTCGCGTAGGGGTTGCCCACCGTGAGCGCCACCGCGCCTCCGCCCACCAGCGCGAGGCCCGTGGAGGCGAAGGGCAGGAGGCTGAGGGCCGCGCCCAGCGGCACCAGCACATGCCCCAGGCTCCAGCGTCTCTGGGTCTCCGAGGAAGGGGAGGGGGCGGAAGGATTCACCCTCCCAAGATGTGCCAGGACCTATCCACGGACCAGACGGAAGAACCGATGAGCCATCCGTTTTTTGGATGGCTCGCCCGTGCGTCAGCGGCGCCGCTGCCGTCCCCGGAAGTGCCGGTCGAGCCAGTCCTCCGCCCGCGTCCAGGCGTCCCGGGCCTCGGGGGAGAGTGACCCGGCAAGCTCCTGCTGCCGGGCCCGTTTCAGCACGGCCCGGGGGGCCTCCGGTGCGGGCGTGGGCAACAGGGCCTCCACCGCCTGGATGCGCGCGTGCGCTTCATCGATTACCGGAAGGGCTTCCTTCAGGGACACCTCGCCCTCGGCAAGGGCGCCGAAGAGGGTGCAGTGGTAACGGCGGCAGCCCGCGGGCCGGTCCCCGTAGATGGTGCACACGCGCCCCTGGAGCGCGTCGCAGTGTTGGGCCAGTGCCGGGGAGCCATCCTTCCGGGTCACCACCGTCAGCGACAGCCGGCGCATCGTGTCCACCTCGGGACCTTGCAAGGGAACGTGGTCAAAGAGGTTCCCGTCGCAGCACAGGCCACAGTGCAGGCAGAGCGCTGACAGGTCCGTCACGGCTGCGGTCCCGCGTCCTGCTCCACGGGCTTGTCTTCCCGGCACGCAGCGAGCCGCTCTTCGAGGACTTGCAGCGGCAGCGCCACCTCCAGCTTGAACTCGGAGCCGTCAGGTTGCACCCGAGCGAAGTCCAGCAGCCGGGCCAGGTCCTCCTCACCTTCGGCCTGAGCCTTGATTCGTGCCATCGACAGCATGCCTCCCAGGGACTTGCCCAGGTCTTTCACCTTCGCCTCATCGGCGCCCCGGATGTTCGCCACCATCGCCACGTCCGAGCGGGCATCCAGGTGGAGCTCCACCGTGTCGGCCAGCTCCTTCAGCCGTCCGGCCAGCTCCTGCTGCTCCGGGGGCAGCAGCCGGGCGAGCTGCTCCACCGCGAGCACCCCATACATCTCTCCGTAGGTGTTCTCCTCGGAGATGATGGAGGGCTCGTCCGGGCCTCGCCCTTCGACCTGGTCGATGAGGCCCTTCAGGACATCCGGCGACTTGCCCACCATGAGGAGCTGGTTGTTCCAGGTGGCCAGGGACCGGGAGAACCGCCCCCGGGCCACCCCGCCGTCCTCCTGGGGCATGACCCACGTGCCCGGCTCGTAGACCCGGGCATCGGCGCCGTAGTCCATGGAGACGTTCTCCTGGAGCACCTCCTGGAAGCGTGCCTTCGAGAAGTCCCCCGACAGCATGATGCCGTCATCCGTGATGACCAGCCGATCCAGGTCTTTCAGGGGGTCGATGCCGCTGAACTGCTTGAACTGCTCCAGGTCCTTGCCCCCATCGCGCATCAGGCAGGCCAGCAGCAGCTCCCCGATGGGGGAGTGGCGCAGGGCGTTGGTCTCGATGACCACCGCGGAGCGGCCCTTGCCCCGGGGCAGGGCGGCGAGCAGCGGATCCCGGGGCCGGGCGGGCCTTGCCGGCTCCACGCCCGCGGCCACCACGGGGGCCGCTTGCGTCCGGCGCTTCTCGGCGCGCTGCCAGTCCTCGTGCCGCATGCGGCGCGGGAAGGTGACCTGGGGGGCCTCCGCCTGGGGGATTTCGTCGCCCGAGCCCGTGAACATCAGTCCCGCGCCCAGCGCCAACAGCACCAAGGCCAGGGCCAGCCATATGCCACGCCGCCGGTTCATCAGTAGTCCTTCCCTTCGAAGTGCCAGAAGCCCACCGCCAGGATGCCCAGCCCGAACACGAAGACGCCCGCGAGCAGCATCCCCAGGGACTTCACCTCCAGGGGCTGCGAGGTGGCCAGGTCCGCGGAGGCATTCGCCAGGGACGACAGCCGGGGCAGCGCCAGCGTCACCGCCTGGAAGATCTCCCGGCTCGCCCCCTCTTCGAACACCGGGGCGATGGAGGTGCGGAACCCCGCGATGATTCCGCCCACCAGCGCCAGGCCCCCCGTGGCCGCGCACAACGCGGCGCTGCGCACCACCGTGGCCGTGGTCAACATCACCGCGTACACCGCCGCGAAGCTCACGCACGCCAGCAGCGCCGCGATCAACGGCCCCGCCGTCCAGTAGCCCGTCTTCACCCCGAGGATGAGCACCAATCCTCCCGAGCCATAGAGCGCCCCGCACAGCATCATCGTCAGCACCCCGAGGAAGGTGCCCGCGAGGATGTGCCAGCGCTGGAGGGGCAGGGCGAGCAGGTGCTCGATGCGGCCCGGGGACATCAGGCTGGGCGCGAAGTCCGAGCAGGCGACGATGCCGAAGAGCATGCCTCCATAGAAGACGGCATAGGCGGAGGCCTGGAACAGCGGCCGCAGCGCCACATCCACCGCGCGGATGCTGGTGCCGATGTCCTGGCCAAAGAGGCGCGTCGCGGCCAGGGCCCCATCCAGCACCTCCAGCCGGAGGCTCAGCGACAGGACGAGCAGCAGCAGGGTGATGCCGATGACGAAGGCCAGGATGAACTTGCGCGAGGCGGCCTCCCGCAGCACGTAACCAGCGATTCCGAGGATGGGACTCATGCCGCTTCTCCCAGGGTGGACGCCAGCACGGACTCGAGATCCTGCCCATCGCGCTTGAGTTCCAGCAGCAGCGCCCCGGCCGCGCGCGCCCGGTCCAGCGCGGAGTTCAGCACCACCGGATCCTCCGCTTCGAGCTGGTACACGCCCTCGGTGCCGCTTCGCTGGAAGCCCGAGGCCAGCACCGCCTCCTCCGGGCCCGGGGCGAAGCGCACCATCCACCGCGGCCGGGGCCGCGCCAGCTCGTCGAGCCGTCCCTCGCGCATCACCCGTCCATTCGCGAGGATGGCCACCCGGTCACACACCCGCTCCGTCTCCGCCAGCAGGTGCGAGTTGAGGAACAGCGTGGTGCCGCGCCGCACCTCTTCCTGGAGAATCCCTCGCACCTCCACCCGGCCCAGGGGATCAATCCCGTCGGTGGGCTCGTCCAGCACCAGCAGGGCAGGGGCGCCGAGCAGCGCCGCCGCCAGCCCGAGCCGCTGCCGCATCCCTTTGGAGTACCCCCCAATGCGCCGCCCCTGGGCGGCCTCCAGCCCCACGCGCTCCAGCAGCCGCCGGTGCTGCGCCGCGTCGGGCACAAGGCCCTTGAGCTGCGCCACCGTGCGCAGGAACGCGGGCGCCGTCCATGAGCCAGGCAGGTGCAGGCGCTCGGGCAGGTAGCCAATCCGCGCGCGGATGCGGGGATCCTCCGGCGAGCCGCCCAGCACCCGCACCGCGCCCGCCGTGGGCTGGACGATGCCGAGGATGGACTTGATGAACGTCGTCTTCCCCGCGCCGTTGGGGCCAATCAAGCCGAAGGCACAGCCCTCGGGGACCGTGAGGTTCACCCCCCGCAGTGCTTCCTGGCCCCGGCGGCCGAAGGCCCGCCGGTAAACCTTATGAAGACCAACGACTTCGATGGCTGGCACGGACACCCTCTGGAGACGGCGCAGGCGGCAGGCGATTGCGGCGCCCGCGACCGCGTCAAGCGCGTCAGGCCCTACGCGGTTCTGGAGAGGAGGATACGCAGAAGCCGCGCGGGAAAATCCGCCGCCTGTCCAGTTTTCGCGCCTTTCGGCCCGGGGCCCCGTTGGTCCGTTCCGTGCAACAGTGAATCCCGGAACACCGGAGAAACACGTATGAACTGGGTAGAACTGGTGAAGCAGGAGCTGGCGCAGGCGCAGCGCGAACTGAAGGCCGCCCAGGAGGGGTTGCGGGCGGGCACGGAGGCGGCGCGCACCCGTTATGCCCGGGCGCTCCACGAGGCGGAGCGGGCCCTGGGCCGCGCGTCGCTGGCGGGGCGGGATCCCCGCTGGGGCCAGACGATCTGAGTCACTTCCGGGTGCAGTGCGCCCGGACCAGCTCCAGCAGGGCCGAGGGGGCGAAGGGCTTGCGCAGGCAGGCCTCCACGCCCACGGGCGCCGGGCTCTCGCTGGCCGTCATCGCCACCACGGGCAGGCGGCACCGGCTGGGGTGTTCCTTCAGCCGGGAGAT containing:
- a CDS encoding LysR family transcriptional regulator, whose product is MSPRLDPRRLETFRVVALTGQVSAASRLLHLSQPAVTAQVRQLERECGQPLLIRTARGVQVNDAGRALLEYAQRLHQLLEEASLAVAGEEALQGELVLAASTTIASYVVPELLASFVRGHRGLQVRLEVGNTAQVLGWVAEGQVPLGLVEGHARAAHIRLERYLEDELVPVVSSRAPAELLRIRTVEALQRVPLIWREPGSGTRAVLERALRKAGVRRGLQAGDLQMGSTEAIKGAVALGLGVGFLSRWSIQEELASGRLQRLAVPGLTVARAFSWVLPVEAPSGLAGHFLRHARAVTSVGPAW
- a CDS encoding tRNA1(Val) (adenine(37)-N6)-methyltransferase, which codes for MRLPSPQQLLEFPQSVRLALKPMPGETLDAICGGEVQVLQRRAGYRFSLDPILLAHFAVFEAGAHRGRLIDLGTGSGIIPLVLAKRLGLRDVTGLELQPRLYALAERNVYLNRCEQQVTLVQGDLRQVSQFFAAGSFGHVLCNPPYRACTTGRSSMTLEKALARHEVACSLQDVAGAARHLLTPRGGLSLVYPSARFAELVAVLREHRLEPKTVRMVHPRAERPAKLVLLHAVKGGRADLRVLPPLVLHAEDEHAFTEEVSAMVG
- a CDS encoding DUF1015 family protein produces the protein MARVLPFPALLSTLGSHLETDGPHSRGVPRPTHVRPLLEAPNPDAELGRWRMSGAVLKDPRPALYVVEIQGPAGVLEGPPVRFLLCSLTPDAAPPLEHEPYRPRSWCAEPTVTLAADDHGLLRGLLAEAAAHGSLVWEGALDRSRVVLRRIEPSPVSKRIQAVLDEAPIRPLAALDEQRPTLAAVVPLSEPGLQLEPIHRALKGVETFKEETFLTLVAAYARIYDLDEPLTSPRGLATARERLGTLITGHHAVLLVLPEGRGKILRFRQGLDLAHLKGAPRNPTLRSLDLALLNSLVLRTVLGIREPEEAGHPQVFPIRELGELVQGVESGLFQAGFALNPPPVWEVRAVMEAAATLPPRTLRVEPQPPAGLLFLDPEA
- a CDS encoding glutathione S-transferase family protein yields the protein MGDLVLTTYDWVPPPPRGFVRDIRVRWALEEAKLPYRVERVSFKERGPEHLAHQPFGQVPWLTDGDISIFESGAILLHLGERSEALMPRDPKGRAEVIEWIFAALNSVEMASLPWSLFKFSGQSEKRFDDFLKLRLDRLEPVVAKREWLAGSFSVADILMADVLRLVDRFEGLAAHPAARDYLKRATARPAFVKAHADQIAHFAEADP
- a CDS encoding YkgJ family cysteine cluster protein; this translates as MTDLSALCLHCGLCCDGNLFDHVPLQGPEVDTMRRLSLTVVTRKDGSPALAQHCDALQGRVCTIYGDRPAGCRRYHCTLFGALAEGEVSLKEALPVIDEAHARIQAVEALLPTPAPEAPRAVLKRARQQELAGSLSPEARDAWTRAEDWLDRHFRGRQRRR
- a CDS encoding YeiH family protein, whose protein sequence is MNPSAPSPSSETQRRWSLGHVLVPLGAALSLLPFASTGLALVGGGAVALTVGNPYAKHTRRAMPVLLSLAVVGLGAGMDLRAVVHAGAQGLVTTLVSISVCLLLGTVLARMFRVSRSVGLLISIGTAICGGSAIAAVVPVLRPKEQEVSVALGTVFLLNAVALFVFPAVGHAVGLDAIQFGRWCALAIHDTSSVVGAALQYGAEALEVATTVKLARALWIAPLALALEAWQRRTQGQENPGKARKPWFILGFVLASALVTWIPPLQPVGHTVALVSKQVLVLTLFLLGANLTSGTLRAVGLRPLALGVGLWVCMAGLSLGAVQS
- a CDS encoding ABC transporter ATP-binding protein — its product is MPAIEVVGLHKVYRRAFGRRGQEALRGVNLTVPEGCAFGLIGPNGAGKTTFIKSILGIVQPTAGAVRVLGGSPEDPRIRARIGYLPERLHLPGSWTAPAFLRTVAQLKGLVPDAAQHRRLLERVGLEAAQGRRIGGYSKGMRQRLGLAAALLGAPALLVLDEPTDGIDPLGRVEVRGILQEEVRRGTTLFLNSHLLAETERVCDRVAILANGRVMREGRLDELARPRPRWMVRFAPGPEEAVLASGFQRSGTEGVYQLEAEDPVVLNSALDRARAAGALLLELKRDGQDLESVLASTLGEAA